Proteins encoded in a region of the Elizabethkingia bruuniana genome:
- the hppD gene encoding 4-hydroxyphenylpyruvate dioxygenase, with translation MSTLTFAEKIAQAENFLPINGTDYIEFYVGNAKQAAHFYKTAFGFQSIAYAGPETGVRDRASYVLQQGKIRLILTTGLRSDSSVSEHVKKHGDGVKVLALWVDDAYKAFEETTKRGGKPYLEPVTLTDEYGEVRMSGIYTYGETVHMFVERKNYNGTFMPGYEKWESDYNPAETGLLYVDHCVGNVGWDRMVPTVEWYEKVMGFVNILSFDDKQINTEYSALMSKVMSNGNGYAKFPINEPAEGKKKSQVEEYLDFYEGEGVQHIAVATKDIIHTVGELKKRGVEFLSPPPEAYYDMVPDRVGHIDEDIKKLQDLGILIDCDEEGYLLQIFTKPVEDRPTLFFEIIERHGAQSFGAGNFKALFEALEKEQARRGNL, from the coding sequence ATGTCTACATTAACATTCGCCGAAAAAATTGCACAGGCAGAAAACTTCCTGCCAATCAATGGTACAGACTATATTGAATTTTATGTTGGTAATGCCAAACAAGCTGCACACTTCTATAAGACAGCATTCGGATTTCAGTCAATTGCATATGCAGGGCCTGAAACCGGGGTTAGAGACCGTGCTTCTTATGTACTTCAGCAGGGAAAAATCCGTTTGATTCTTACTACAGGACTTAGATCAGACAGTTCAGTTTCAGAACATGTAAAGAAACACGGTGATGGTGTAAAGGTTTTAGCGCTTTGGGTAGACGATGCTTATAAAGCATTTGAAGAAACTACTAAAAGAGGTGGAAAACCGTATCTGGAGCCTGTTACTTTAACCGATGAATATGGTGAAGTGAGAATGTCCGGAATTTACACTTATGGCGAAACAGTACATATGTTTGTAGAGAGAAAGAATTACAACGGAACATTTATGCCTGGATATGAGAAGTGGGAAAGCGATTACAACCCTGCTGAAACAGGTTTATTATATGTAGACCACTGTGTAGGAAATGTAGGCTGGGATCGTATGGTTCCGACTGTTGAATGGTATGAAAAGGTAATGGGATTTGTAAATATTCTATCTTTTGATGATAAGCAAATCAATACTGAATATTCAGCGCTAATGTCTAAAGTAATGTCTAACGGTAATGGTTATGCAAAATTCCCGATTAATGAACCTGCAGAAGGTAAAAAGAAATCTCAGGTAGAAGAATATCTGGATTTCTATGAAGGTGAAGGCGTTCAGCATATTGCTGTGGCTACAAAAGATATTATCCATACTGTTGGCGAACTAAAAAAGCGTGGTGTAGAATTCCTTTCTCCACCTCCGGAAGCTTATTATGATATGGTACCGGACAGAGTTGGCCACATCGATGAAGACATCAAAAAACTTCAGGATCTTGGAATTCTTATCGATTGTGATGAAGAAGGTTATCTTCTTCAGATCTTTACAAAACCTGTAGAAGACCGTCCTACCCTGTTTTTTGAAATTATTGAAAGACACGGAGCTCAGAGTTTCGGGGCTGGTAATTTCAAGGCTTTATTTGAAGCTTTAGAAAAAGAACAGGCAAGAAGAGGAAATTTATAA
- a CDS encoding homogentisate 1,2-dioxygenase, whose protein sequence is MRYHHNGKIPQKRHTIFKSEEGNFYYEQLFGTEGFHGISSLLYHTHRPTQIKEIKGVKDVTPKIAVEKNIIPRRIQGMKVQAEDDFLDSRKVLMLNNDLKMGIAKPRKSVTEYFYKNAECDELLFVQRGSGVLKTFVGNLEFGYGDYLIIPRGTIYQIEFKDEDNILFFIESHSPIYTPRRYRNEFGQLLEHSPFCERDIEAPVHVDPIDEKGDFVIKVKKENQITDFVYATHPFDVVGWDGYFYPFKFNIKNFEPITGRIHQPPPVHQTFEGHNFVVCSFVARMYDYHPLSIPAPYNHSNIDSDEVLFYAEGDFMSRNHIDLCDFTLHPGGIVHGPHPGAMERSIGQKETHEYAVMVDPFRPLKLTEEALKVEDPTYKTSWLD, encoded by the coding sequence ATGAGATACCATCACAACGGAAAAATTCCACAGAAAAGACATACCATCTTCAAATCTGAAGAGGGTAATTTTTATTACGAACAACTGTTTGGTACAGAAGGATTCCACGGAATTTCTTCTTTGCTGTATCATACACACAGACCTACCCAGATTAAAGAAATAAAAGGTGTAAAAGATGTTACTCCTAAAATCGCAGTAGAGAAAAACATAATCCCAAGACGAATTCAGGGGATGAAAGTGCAGGCTGAGGATGACTTTTTGGATAGCCGAAAGGTACTTATGCTGAATAATGATCTTAAAATGGGTATTGCTAAGCCGCGGAAATCGGTAACAGAGTATTTTTATAAAAATGCCGAATGCGACGAGTTATTATTCGTACAAAGAGGTTCTGGTGTTCTGAAAACATTTGTAGGGAATCTTGAATTCGGATATGGAGATTATCTTATTATTCCTCGTGGCACCATCTATCAGATAGAGTTTAAAGATGAAGACAATATCCTGTTCTTTATAGAAAGTCATTCACCTATTTATACCCCAAGAAGGTACAGAAATGAATTCGGGCAGCTACTGGAACATTCTCCTTTTTGTGAGAGGGATATAGAGGCTCCTGTCCATGTTGACCCGATAGATGAAAAAGGTGACTTTGTTATAAAAGTAAAAAAGGAAAATCAGATTACTGATTTTGTATATGCAACACATCCTTTCGATGTTGTTGGATGGGATGGTTATTTCTATCCTTTCAAATTTAATATTAAGAATTTCGAGCCTATTACAGGCCGGATTCATCAACCACCGCCAGTACACCAGACTTTCGAAGGACATAACTTTGTAGTATGTTCTTTTGTGGCCAGGATGTACGATTACCATCCTCTGTCTATACCTGCTCCGTATAACCATAGCAACATAGACTCCGATGAAGTTCTTTTCTATGCAGAAGGTGACTTTATGAGCCGGAATCATATTGATTTATGTGATTTCACTCTTCATCCCGGAGGTATTGTACACGGACCTCATCCGGGTGCTATGGAGCGAAGCATAGGACAGAAAGAAACCCATGAATATGCTGTAATGGTAGATCCTTTCAGACCTTTAAAATTAACCGAAGAGGCTCTGAAAGTAGAAGATCCTACTTATAAAACTTCATGGTTAGATTAA
- a CDS encoding acetyl-CoA hydrolase/transferase family protein, with protein MYQYVSAEEAISVIKSGDRIFSHGSACTPNYLLNELANQSSRFKDIEMVSITQQGAVAIARPEYKDNFHINSLFVSTPVREAVNSDRGDFVPIFLSEIPILFKNNILPLDVAIITVSPPDKHGYCTLGTSVDIARSAVDSAKIVIAIVNPKMPRTHGDGMVHVNRIDKMVWHEEELMTIDYGSKVGEEEALIGKHVAELIDDRATIQMGIGTIPDAVLKCLGNHKDLGIHTEMLSDGVINLIKDDIVNNKYKGFHDNVSITSFCFGTKKLYDFVDDNPSIAFLDVQHVNFPINIMKNHKMHAINSAIEIDLTGQVCADSIGTYQYSGIGGQMDFMRGAALSEGGKPIMALTSRTKKGIPRIVPFLKEGAGVVTTRGHIHYVVTEYGTAYLYGKNLRQRAKALIDISHPDDREMLERAAHERFKN; from the coding sequence ATGTATCAATATGTAAGTGCCGAGGAGGCTATATCTGTTATTAAAAGTGGTGACAGAATATTTTCCCACGGTAGTGCCTGTACTCCTAATTATTTATTAAACGAACTTGCCAATCAGTCTTCCCGTTTTAAGGATATAGAAATGGTATCCATTACCCAACAAGGTGCTGTGGCCATTGCAAGACCAGAATATAAAGATAATTTCCATATCAATTCTCTGTTTGTGTCGACTCCTGTAAGGGAGGCTGTAAACTCTGACAGAGGTGACTTTGTTCCTATTTTCCTTAGCGAAATTCCGATTCTTTTCAAGAATAATATACTACCACTGGATGTAGCCATTATTACAGTTTCTCCCCCGGATAAACATGGTTACTGTACATTGGGAACCTCCGTAGATATTGCACGATCTGCTGTAGACTCGGCTAAAATAGTTATTGCTATTGTCAATCCTAAAATGCCAAGAACTCATGGTGACGGGATGGTTCATGTGAACAGAATTGACAAAATGGTATGGCATGAGGAAGAGCTAATGACGATAGATTATGGTTCTAAAGTTGGAGAAGAAGAGGCACTGATTGGAAAACATGTTGCTGAACTAATTGATGACAGAGCTACAATACAAATGGGTATTGGTACAATACCAGATGCTGTTCTTAAATGTCTGGGAAATCACAAAGACTTGGGAATCCATACAGAAATGCTGAGTGATGGTGTTATTAACCTTATTAAAGATGATATCGTCAACAACAAATACAAAGGTTTCCATGATAATGTAAGCATTACCAGTTTCTGCTTCGGGACTAAAAAGCTCTATGATTTTGTAGATGATAATCCGTCTATTGCTTTCTTAGACGTTCAGCATGTCAACTTCCCGATCAATATTATGAAAAATCATAAAATGCATGCCATAAATTCTGCTATAGAAATTGATCTTACAGGACAGGTATGTGCCGATTCTATTGGTACTTACCAGTATAGTGGTATTGGCGGACAAATGGATTTTATGAGAGGTGCTGCCCTTAGTGAAGGCGGGAAACCAATTATGGCGCTTACCTCACGTACCAAAAAAGGTATTCCGAGAATTGTTCCATTCCTGAAGGAAGGAGCCGGCGTGGTAACAACCCGGGGACATATCCATTATGTAGTGACTGAATACGGTACGGCTTATCTGTATGGTAAAAACCTGAGACAGAGAGCTAAAGCGCTTATAGACATCTCCCATCCGGATGACAGAGAGATGTTGGAAAGAGCAGCTCACGAAAGATTTAAAAACTAA